From Thalassotalea euphylliae, the proteins below share one genomic window:
- a CDS encoding glycoside hydrolase family 13 protein, with protein MKNTLFSINRKIRKSISSKPVGLANSSFTPRRIISHLVAASLVFSAAATASDYQIKHLEPSSWWVGMNNPALQLLVHGDNISDLTPQIKSDKVVIKEIHKVSNPNYLFVDIIIRDGTKPHRFNIEFLQNDKLVLSQPYQLKARNKVSAADVSFSAKDVIYLVTPDRFANGNVRNDQVPQLLERKKRSAAGGRHGGDLQGIINHLNYIEDMGYTQIWLNPVVENNQPEYSYHGYSATDFYQIDARLGNNALYKKLASQAQKRGIGVIIDVVLNHAGSGHWWHEDLPTQDWYNYQGKPYVGTNHKREALHDPYAVAADKALFSDGWFVPTMPDLNQRNPYLANYLIQNTLWWIEYANLSGIRVDTYSYPDKAFLTQWTKRITDEYPNINIVGEEWSTNPAIVAYWQQGAKTHDGYDSYLPSVMDFPMQDLLVKALTNKESWNTGLNQLYQVLANDFLYAAPENLVIFPDNHDMSRIFTQLNEDYALFKIAMTYLMTTRGIPQVFYGTEILMSNPGTTDHGIIRTDFPGGWQGDAVNGFTGKGLTAQQKSAQEFMRKLLNWRKATPTIHHGELRHFAPENGVYVYFRYDKFNKYMVVINKNNNEVSLTMAKYRELLGNAKTLIPLLNNKPIAIQANMVMPAKTATIFQVR; from the coding sequence ATGAAGAACACACTATTTTCAATCAACAGAAAGATCAGAAAAAGTATCAGTAGCAAGCCCGTTGGCTTAGCGAACAGCAGCTTTACCCCCCGTCGCATCATTAGCCACCTTGTCGCTGCATCGTTAGTTTTTTCCGCTGCCGCGACCGCCAGTGATTATCAAATCAAGCATCTAGAGCCTAGCTCATGGTGGGTTGGTATGAACAATCCCGCACTGCAATTATTGGTGCACGGCGACAATATTAGTGACCTTACCCCGCAAATAAAATCTGACAAGGTGGTGATTAAAGAGATCCACAAGGTCAGCAACCCTAACTACTTATTCGTGGATATTATTATTCGCGATGGCACAAAGCCACATCGCTTTAATATCGAGTTTCTGCAAAATGACAAGCTTGTGCTGAGCCAGCCTTATCAGCTGAAAGCGCGCAATAAAGTGTCGGCAGCGGATGTCAGCTTTAGCGCCAAAGACGTTATTTATCTGGTCACCCCTGACCGATTCGCCAATGGCAACGTGCGTAATGACCAAGTGCCACAGCTGCTTGAAAGGAAAAAACGCAGCGCCGCCGGAGGTCGCCATGGCGGTGACCTACAGGGAATTATCAATCACTTAAATTACATTGAAGACATGGGCTATACCCAGATTTGGTTAAACCCGGTCGTAGAAAACAACCAGCCGGAATATTCTTATCACGGCTATTCCGCCACTGACTTTTACCAAATAGATGCCCGTTTGGGCAATAACGCCTTATATAAAAAACTCGCATCCCAAGCGCAAAAACGCGGTATTGGTGTAATTATTGACGTTGTACTGAATCACGCGGGCTCTGGTCATTGGTGGCACGAGGATTTACCAACCCAAGATTGGTACAACTATCAAGGCAAGCCGTATGTCGGCACCAATCACAAGCGTGAAGCACTGCACGATCCTTACGCTGTTGCTGCTGATAAAGCACTATTTAGTGACGGCTGGTTCGTGCCAACCATGCCAGATCTCAACCAACGTAATCCCTACTTGGCCAACTACCTGATTCAAAATACCTTGTGGTGGATTGAATACGCCAACTTGTCGGGTATTCGCGTTGATACCTACTCTTACCCCGACAAAGCGTTTTTAACGCAATGGACAAAACGCATTACCGATGAATACCCCAATATCAATATTGTCGGTGAAGAGTGGTCAACGAATCCGGCCATTGTGGCTTACTGGCAACAGGGCGCAAAAACGCACGATGGTTATGACTCGTATTTGCCGAGCGTGATGGACTTCCCGATGCAAGACTTGCTGGTTAAAGCGCTGACCAACAAAGAAAGTTGGAATACGGGGTTAAACCAGCTTTACCAAGTACTCGCTAACGACTTTTTATACGCCGCGCCCGAAAACTTGGTGATATTTCCTGATAATCACGATATGAGCCGCATTTTTACGCAGCTAAACGAAGATTACGCGCTGTTTAAAATCGCCATGACCTACTTGATGACGACGCGTGGTATCCCACAAGTTTTTTATGGTACGGAGATTTTGATGAGCAACCCAGGTACGACAGATCACGGCATTATTCGCACCGACTTTCCCGGTGGCTGGCAAGGTGATGCCGTCAACGGCTTTACTGGCAAAGGCTTAACTGCTCAACAGAAAAGTGCGCAGGAGTTCATGCGTAAGCTATTAAATTGGCGTAAAGCAACACCGACGATCCACCACGGTGAACTGCGCCACTTTGCGCCAGAAAACGGCGTTTATGTGTACTTCAGGTACGATAAATTCAATAAATACATGGTTGTTATTAATAAAAATAACAATGAGGTCTCACTGACCATGGCAAAATACCGTGAACTGCTAGGCAACGCAAAAACCTTAATTCCGTTATTGAACAATAAACCTATCGCCATTCAAGCCAATATGGTGATGCCAGCTAAAACTGCGACAATTTTCCAAGTGCGCTAA
- a CDS encoding TonB-dependent receptor — MKFSQVAKLSSVYAIVAMSFGGIGLANAETFAADALGTDASSNGQSYLPYHTIEVMQVSGSRDHLRSSQLVSHSMSSIDLVDNAIAKPTIADWLVDVPSVSLNGQGGLLQSYSIRGFSRARIRTQVDGIPIITDRRAGNSASFINSELLARIDVQQGPSATLYGSEAMGGVINLVTAELGTKQLSVSSQTDDQATNAALLWGAEQWQSGIAYRRANQSTAADDTPLDTDFTQLSALLKFTEQWQGLSLAGSSIISHGTDIGKSSRQFPLERIVEYPNDNHWLSKLSVRKAQDWFVQLYQHYQNWDTDTLRVNRRRNLTQYQSHTLGALALASVAGLGGQGRFGAEWLARRGVSIDESEFSLEGRQNFSQPLVDGKQDNMAVFTDWHWQWQNWQLGLGARFDHVKQTQRLTSQSRDDQQISTSALLAYQINSQQKLSAEFATGFRFPTLAELYFAGETPRGTTLGNPELAPEQSKGVQVSWQYQLGKSWQFDVVGYYYELDDYIERFTKVDATDESTTTFRTFRTFRTFRNLGRASIEGVEASIHWQPHERLSMKWLGHFQQGEEKQGEVQQGQTLADLAPAKLSWQTLWQWRGFEFTNQLTWLKNQSEVGSGETVRPHRLLWQGSVSKALSTQLSLNFYGTNLLNENGFTSADEDAPRYQGSVLGIKLSYLFE; from the coding sequence ATGAAGTTTTCTCAAGTTGCTAAACTTTCATCTGTTTATGCCATTGTCGCGATGAGCTTTGGCGGCATTGGTTTGGCCAATGCTGAAACCTTCGCAGCTGATGCTTTAGGGACGGATGCCTCAAGTAATGGGCAAAGTTATTTGCCGTATCACACCATTGAGGTCATGCAAGTGAGTGGCTCGCGCGACCACCTGCGTTCCAGCCAACTTGTTAGTCACTCAATGTCGAGCATCGATTTAGTCGATAATGCGATTGCTAAGCCGACCATAGCCGATTGGTTAGTCGACGTGCCAAGTGTCAGCTTGAACGGCCAAGGTGGCCTATTGCAAAGCTACAGTATTCGCGGTTTTAGCCGCGCGCGAATTCGCACCCAAGTTGACGGTATTCCGATTATTACCGACCGAAGAGCGGGCAATTCCGCCTCTTTTATCAATAGTGAATTGCTTGCTCGCATTGACGTTCAGCAAGGCCCTAGCGCAACCTTGTATGGCTCTGAGGCGATGGGCGGAGTCATTAATCTGGTCACGGCGGAATTAGGCACAAAACAGCTTAGCGTGAGTAGCCAAACAGACGATCAGGCGACGAATGCCGCACTGCTCTGGGGGGCAGAGCAGTGGCAATCAGGTATTGCTTATCGCCGGGCGAACCAATCAACGGCAGCGGATGATACGCCATTAGACACTGACTTTACGCAACTCTCCGCGCTGCTTAAATTTACTGAACAATGGCAAGGGTTATCGCTAGCGGGCTCTAGTATTATTTCCCATGGCACTGACATTGGTAAGTCTTCGCGCCAATTCCCACTAGAACGTATTGTTGAATACCCTAATGACAACCATTGGCTGTCAAAGCTGTCAGTGCGCAAAGCACAAGACTGGTTTGTGCAGTTATATCAGCACTATCAAAACTGGGACACAGATACGTTGCGCGTGAATCGCAGACGAAATTTAACGCAATACCAAAGCCATACACTGGGCGCATTAGCTTTGGCGAGTGTAGCCGGACTTGGCGGCCAAGGACGCTTTGGCGCTGAATGGTTGGCAAGGCGTGGCGTCAGTATTGACGAGTCTGAGTTCTCACTCGAAGGGCGGCAAAATTTCAGCCAACCTTTGGTTGATGGTAAACAAGATAATATGGCTGTGTTTACCGACTGGCACTGGCAGTGGCAAAACTGGCAACTGGGTCTTGGCGCGCGATTTGATCACGTTAAACAAACCCAAAGGTTAACATCGCAAAGTCGAGACGATCAGCAAATCAGCACAAGTGCTTTGCTCGCTTACCAAATAAATTCTCAACAAAAATTGAGTGCCGAATTTGCCACTGGCTTTCGATTTCCAACCCTTGCTGAACTTTATTTTGCCGGTGAAACCCCTCGTGGTACGACATTAGGGAACCCTGAACTCGCACCAGAGCAGAGCAAGGGCGTGCAAGTCAGCTGGCAGTATCAACTCGGTAAGTCATGGCAATTTGATGTTGTTGGCTATTACTATGAGTTAGATGATTACATCGAGCGCTTTACCAAAGTTGATGCTACTGACGAAAGCACGACTACTTTTCGAACCTTCCGCACTTTCCGCACTTTTCGCAATTTAGGCCGTGCCTCAATTGAGGGAGTTGAAGCAAGTATTCATTGGCAGCCACATGAAAGGCTTAGTATGAAATGGCTTGGCCACTTTCAGCAAGGTGAAGAGAAGCAAGGTGAAGTCCAACAAGGGCAAACACTCGCCGACTTAGCACCTGCTAAATTAAGCTGGCAGACCTTATGGCAATGGCGTGGCTTTGAATTTACCAACCAGCTTACCTGGCTAAAGAATCAGTCTGAGGTGGGCAGTGGTGAAACGGTCAGGCCGCATCGTTTGCTATGGCAAGGCAGCGTAAGCAAAGCTTTGTCGACGCAGCTTTCACTTAATTTCTACGGCACTAACTTATTGAATGAAAATGGCTTTACCAGTGCCGATGAAGACGCACCGCGCTATCAAGGGAGCGTGTTGGGGATTAAACTCAGCTATTTATTCGAGTAA